One genomic segment of [Pasteurella] aerogenes includes these proteins:
- the glpR_1 gene encoding glycerol-3-phosphate regulon repressor — protein MKQSLRHKKIIELVKQKGYLSTEELVNLLGVTPQTIRRDLKELAEANLINRHHGGAAAPSTSENSDYIERKQFFSHEKQIIANEVAKIIPNGSSLFIDIGTTPEAVANALLQHQNLRIVTNNLNAAHILMKNQTFDITMAGGSLRQDGGIIGEATIAFISQFRLDFGILGISSIDTDGSLLDYDYHEVQVKRAIIESSRNTILVTDHSKFSRRAMVRLGTLAEVEYLFTDTAPPAPIVNLLNSSNVQLNICR, from the coding sequence ATGAAGCAGTCTCTACGTCATAAAAAAATTATTGAGCTTGTGAAACAAAAAGGTTATCTCAGCACAGAAGAACTGGTTAATTTGCTTGGAGTCACCCCGCAAACCATTCGGCGCGATTTAAAAGAATTGGCAGAAGCGAATCTGATTAACCGTCATCATGGCGGTGCCGCGGCGCCTTCTACCTCTGAAAATAGCGATTATATTGAACGTAAACAGTTTTTCTCCCACGAAAAACAAATTATCGCCAATGAAGTAGCCAAAATTATTCCTAATGGCTCTTCACTTTTTATTGATATTGGTACTACGCCAGAAGCGGTCGCCAATGCCTTATTGCAACACCAAAATTTGCGGATTGTGACCAACAACTTAAATGCGGCACATATTTTGATGAAAAATCAAACCTTTGATATTACCATGGCAGGCGGTTCCTTGCGTCAAGATGGTGGTATTATCGGCGAAGCGACCATTGCCTTTATTTCTCAATTCCGCTTGGATTTTGGTATTTTAGGGATCAGCAGTATTGATACAGACGGCTCATTACTAGATTATGATTACCACGAAGTGCAAGTCAAACGTGCGATTATTGAAAGTTCGCGCAATACGATTTTGGTCACGGATCATTCTAAATTCAGCCGTCGCGCAATGGTTCGTTTAGGGACATTAGCGGAAGTAGAATATTTGTTTACCGATACCGCGCCGCCTGCACCAATTGTGAATTTGCTGAACAGTAGCAATGTGCAATTAAATATTTGTCGCTAG
- the glpC gene encoding sn-glycerol-3-phosphate dehydrogenase subunit C: protein MNIQELIESAKQNLHPAVIHQGMDSSFESCIKCTACTAVCPVSKQNPFYPGPKQSGPDGERLRLKSADLYDEALKYCTNCKRCEVACPSDVKIGDLIIRARNKFLDRQNKSLVHKLRDAILSNTDIMGTMNTPFAPIVNKITGLKATRFLLEKTLNVSQHRALPKYSFGSFRQWYSKHEAERQAYFREKVAYYHGCYVNYNNPQLGKDLITLFNAMDIGVVLLEKEKCCGLPLMVNGFPNRAKKQARFNLDQLAKVIDKREIDVVGTSSSCTMNLRDEYHHILGMDNAKVRPHIHIVTRYLYQLFNQGKAPRFKNMPLRVAYHTACHVDKAGWAPYTLDILKYIPGLEIVMLPSQCCGIAGTYGFKSENYEVAQAIGNTLFENIERGGFDFVISECETCKWQIDMSTNTTCLHPITLLTKALA from the coding sequence ATGAATATTCAAGAACTCATTGAGAGCGCAAAACAAAATTTGCATCCGGCAGTGATCCATCAAGGCATGGACAGTAGTTTTGAAAGCTGTATCAAATGTACTGCTTGTACCGCGGTTTGTCCTGTGTCCAAACAAAATCCGTTCTATCCGGGACCAAAACAATCAGGACCGGACGGAGAGCGTTTGCGGTTGAAAAGTGCAGATTTATATGATGAAGCATTGAAATATTGTACCAACTGTAAACGTTGCGAAGTGGCTTGTCCGTCTGATGTGAAAATCGGGGATTTGATTATTCGAGCAAGAAATAAATTTTTGGATCGACAAAATAAATCCTTGGTACATAAATTACGTGATGCCATTTTAAGTAACACCGATATTATGGGAACCATGAATACCCCATTTGCGCCAATTGTGAATAAAATCACGGGCTTAAAAGCGACACGCTTTTTATTGGAAAAAACCTTAAATGTCAGCCAACATCGTGCGTTGCCAAAATATTCTTTTGGTTCTTTCCGTCAATGGTACAGCAAACATGAAGCCGAGCGCCAAGCCTATTTTCGTGAAAAAGTGGCGTATTATCATGGTTGTTATGTGAATTATAACAATCCGCAATTGGGTAAGGATTTGATCACCTTGTTCAATGCTATGGATATTGGCGTGGTGTTATTGGAAAAAGAAAAATGCTGCGGTTTGCCGCTGATGGTGAACGGTTTTCCAAATCGCGCGAAAAAACAAGCACGCTTTAACTTGGATCAGTTGGCAAAAGTGATTGATAAGCGGGAAATTGATGTGGTTGGTACTTCATCCAGTTGTACCATGAATTTACGTGACGAATATCATCATATTTTGGGTATGGATAATGCCAAAGTTCGTCCGCATATTCATATTGTAACGCGTTATTTGTATCAATTATTTAATCAAGGTAAAGCGCCACGGTTTAAAAATATGCCGCTACGAGTGGCTTATCATACTGCGTGTCACGTCGATAAAGCCGGTTGGGCGCCTTATACGCTGGATATTTTGAAATATATTCCGGGCTTGGAAATTGTCATGTTACCATCGCAATGTTGCGGTATTGCGGGAACTTACGGGTTTAAATCGGAGAACTATGAGGTGGCGCAAGCGATTGGTAATACGCTATTTGAAAATATTGAACGCGGTGGATTTGATTTTGTGATTTCAGAATGTGAAACCTGTAAATGGCAAATTGATATGTCAACCAATACAACCTGTTTGCACCCAATTACCTTGTTAACCAAAGCGTTAGCCTAA
- the glpB gene encoding anaerobic glycerol-3-phosphate dehydrogenase subunit B: protein MKFDVVIIGGGLAGLTCGIELQQQGKRCVIINNGQAAIDFASGSMDLLSRLPSGENVVDFAQSYSDLATQLPQHPYCLLGKEQVLAKAKQFEQLSQSLGLGLEGEVQQNHWRVTPLGGLRASWLSPNSVPTLALVEQQFSHSHIAILGIEGYHDFQPHLLAENLIQNPQFAHCNVTTGYLSIPELDQLRKEGREFRSVNISQVLEHKLTFRDLVQEIKQAAAGASAVFLPACFGMENQEFFNNLKQETGLNLYELPTLPPSLLGIRQHKQLRYQFEALGGLMLNGDKATRAEIVDGKVQKIYTRLHPEDAIVGEHFVLASGSFFSNGLVASFERILEPVFEADIIRDENFQADQRFSWTHSRFSAPQPYHSAGVVINSDCQVQKCGQFMENLYAIGNVVGGYDGINLGCGSGVAIVTALTVAERIIGAKNGGVA, encoded by the coding sequence ATGAAATTTGACGTGGTAATTATTGGCGGCGGACTTGCCGGTTTAACGTGTGGGATTGAACTACAACAACAGGGTAAACGCTGCGTCATCATCAATAACGGGCAAGCAGCGATCGATTTTGCTTCCGGTTCAATGGATTTATTAAGCCGATTACCAAGCGGCGAAAATGTGGTGGATTTTGCGCAATCTTATTCCGATTTAGCAACGCAGCTGCCGCAACATCCTTATTGTTTGCTCGGAAAAGAACAGGTATTGGCAAAAGCGAAACAATTTGAACAATTATCCCAATCCCTTGGATTAGGGTTAGAAGGGGAGGTGCAACAAAACCATTGGCGTGTCACGCCACTTGGCGGTTTGCGTGCATCTTGGTTGTCGCCAAATAGCGTCCCAACGCTGGCATTGGTGGAACAACAATTTTCGCATTCGCACATCGCAATTTTAGGTATCGAAGGATATCACGATTTTCAACCGCACTTATTAGCGGAAAATTTGATACAAAATCCGCAATTTGCCCATTGTAATGTAACCACCGGTTATTTAAGTATTCCGGAATTGGATCAATTGCGTAAAGAAGGGCGTGAATTCCGCAGTGTGAATATTTCGCAAGTGCTTGAACATAAATTGACATTCAGAGACTTGGTTCAAGAAATTAAACAAGCGGCGGCGGGCGCAAGTGCGGTCTTTTTACCGGCTTGTTTTGGCATGGAAAATCAAGAATTTTTCAATAACTTAAAACAGGAAACCGGATTGAATTTATACGAATTGCCGACCTTGCCACCATCTTTATTGGGCATTCGTCAACATAAGCAATTGCGTTACCAATTTGAAGCGTTGGGTGGTTTGATGCTAAATGGTGACAAGGCGACCCGTGCAGAAATCGTCGATGGAAAGGTGCAAAAAATTTATACCCGCTTGCATCCAGAAGATGCTATTGTCGGTGAGCATTTTGTTCTTGCTTCCGGGAGTTTCTTCAGTAATGGACTGGTGGCAAGTTTTGAACGCATTCTTGAACCGGTGTTTGAGGCGGATATTATTCGTGATGAGAATTTCCAAGCCGATCAACGTTTTTCTTGGACTCATTCGCGCTTTTCTGCGCCGCAACCTTATCATAGCGCCGGTGTGGTGATTAATAGTGATTGTCAGGTGCAAAAGTGCGGTCAATTTATGGAAAATTTATACGCTATCGGTAATGTTGTTGGCGGTTATGATGGAATTAACTTAGGTTGTGGTTCCGGCGTAGCGATTGTCACAGCACTCACGGTGGCAGAACGTATCATCGGGGCAAAAAATGGGGGAGTTGCATAA
- the glpA gene encoding anaerobic glycerol-3-phosphate dehydrogenase subunit A → MPVSSRIYQSSNDTSPITTDVIIIGGGATGAGIARDCAMRGLQCVLLERRDIATGATGRNHGLLHSGARYAVNDQESASECIQENMILKQIAHHCIEDTKGLFITLPEDDLNYQKTFIDACTASGIEAVAIDPELAKRMEPSVNPNLVGAVVVPDGSIDPFRLTSANMLDATERGAKIFTYCEVTSLIREGGRVIGTKVYDHKNKIERQFFASVVVNAGGIWGQGIAEYADLKIRMFPAKGALLIMGHRINNMVINRCRKPADADILVPGDTICVIGTTSSRIPYDQIDNMIVTPEEVDILFREGEKLAPSLRHTRVLRAYAGVRPLVATDDDPSGRNVSRGIVLLDHAERDGLDGFITITGGKLMTYRLMAEWATDLVCKKLNKSAECKTATTALPGSNQSDEETKKQIVSLPAPIRISALYRHGQRATRLLEKERLDYSLICECEAVTAGEVRYAVDELKVNNLVDLRRRTRVGMGTCQAELCACRAAGLMARFQVATPRQSTVQLASFMEERWRGIEPIAWGDAIREAEFTSWIYFSLLGLNDVQPLAKQAQQGTDSNEI, encoded by the coding sequence ATGCCTGTTTCATCTAGAATTTATCAATCAAGTAATGATACTTCACCAATAACCACAGACGTGATTATTATCGGCGGCGGTGCGACGGGGGCGGGAATTGCTCGTGACTGTGCGATGCGAGGGTTGCAGTGCGTTTTATTGGAGAGACGAGATATTGCTACCGGTGCAACCGGACGTAATCATGGCTTGTTGCACAGTGGCGCTAGATATGCGGTCAACGATCAAGAATCAGCATCCGAGTGTATTCAGGAAAATATGATTTTAAAGCAAATTGCCCATCATTGTATTGAGGATACAAAGGGGTTGTTTATTACTTTGCCAGAAGATGATCTGAATTATCAAAAAACTTTTATTGATGCTTGCACTGCATCAGGAATTGAAGCGGTAGCGATTGATCCTGAGTTGGCAAAACGCATGGAACCTTCGGTAAATCCAAATCTAGTTGGCGCAGTTGTCGTTCCAGATGGTTCTATTGACCCTTTTAGGTTGACTTCAGCTAATATGTTGGATGCAACTGAAAGGGGGGCAAAAATCTTCACTTATTGTGAAGTGACATCTCTTATTCGCGAAGGTGGTCGAGTTATCGGGACTAAAGTTTATGATCATAAAAATAAAATAGAACGTCAATTTTTTGCTTCAGTAGTTGTAAATGCCGGTGGTATTTGGGGGCAAGGTATTGCTGAATATGCGGATTTGAAAATTCGTATGTTCCCGGCAAAAGGTGCTTTATTGATCATGGGACACCGTATCAACAACATGGTGATCAACCGTTGTCGTAAGCCGGCGGATGCGGATATTTTGGTTCCGGGTGATACGATTTGTGTTATTGGAACCACCTCAAGTCGTATTCCTTACGATCAAATTGATAATATGATTGTCACTCCGGAGGAAGTAGATATTTTGTTCCGTGAAGGTGAAAAATTAGCCCCAAGTTTGCGCCATACCCGTGTGTTACGTGCTTATGCTGGCGTACGTCCTTTGGTGGCGACGGATGATGATCCATCTGGACGTAATGTAAGTCGCGGCATTGTGTTATTGGATCATGCTGAGCGTGACGGATTAGACGGTTTCATCACTATTACTGGCGGTAAATTAATGACGTACCGTTTGATGGCTGAGTGGGCAACGGATTTAGTGTGCAAAAAACTGAATAAATCAGCAGAATGTAAAACCGCCACCACTGCGCTCCCAGGCTCTAATCAAAGCGATGAAGAAACAAAAAAACAAATTGTGTCTTTACCGGCGCCAATTCGTATTTCTGCACTCTATCGCCATGGTCAACGTGCAACCCGTTTATTGGAAAAAGAGCGGTTGGATTATTCGTTAATTTGTGAATGTGAGGCAGTTACCGCTGGCGAAGTACGTTATGCGGTGGATGAGCTAAAAGTGAATAATTTGGTTGATTTACGTCGTCGCACTCGAGTCGGTATGGGAACTTGCCAAGCGGAACTCTGCGCTTGTCGTGCGGCGGGATTAATGGCTCGTTTCCAAGTGGCAACACCACGCCAATCTACAGTACAGCTTGCTTCATTTATGGAGGAACGTTGGCGTGGTATTGAGCCGATTGCGTGGGGCGATGCGATTCGCGAAGCTGAATTTACCAGCTGGATCTATTTCAGCTTACTGGGCTTAAATGATGTTCAACCGCTTGCAAAACAAGCGCAACAGGGGACAGACAGCAATGAAATTTGA
- a CDS encoding transmembrane protein, with translation MTITTIIILAFCGVLTNVMSALFGIGGGVLMVPILHTLFPEFSMQMVAATSLTTVMGTAMINLVYFYRQHIAIRAKLLIWCSVGMLIGVQLGFEGSFLVPNEFIVWIFVITLIALSLVVLTSKPKVQAATVASNVEYLKGLFLCAFGGSVAGMTGIGGGSIMSPLLALLPSVKMYQIAVYSNVMMIFGGIGSLYSYLNKTPLMYLENSWQIGYVNFSVVLIVIAFSFVTSFFSMKMRGGCQPKAMQYWLVGILLSISVYMLILQYVI, from the coding sequence ATGACCATAACAACGATAATAATTCTTGCATTTTGTGGTGTTTTAACCAATGTCATGTCGGCATTATTTGGTATCGGTGGAGGGGTGTTGATGGTGCCAATTTTGCATACGTTGTTCCCTGAATTTTCGATGCAAATGGTCGCGGCGACATCATTAACGACAGTGATGGGAACCGCGATGATTAATTTAGTTTATTTTTATCGTCAACATATTGCGATCCGCGCTAAATTACTTATTTGGTGTTCTGTTGGAATGTTAATTGGTGTGCAATTGGGGTTTGAAGGCAGTTTTTTAGTACCCAATGAGTTTATTGTTTGGATATTTGTCATTACATTAATCGCGCTGTCGTTGGTGGTATTAACAAGTAAGCCGAAAGTGCAAGCAGCAACGGTGGCGAGCAATGTGGAATATCTCAAGGGATTGTTTCTCTGTGCTTTTGGTGGCTCGGTTGCGGGAATGACGGGAATTGGCGGTGGCTCTATTATGTCTCCCTTGCTTGCTTTATTGCCGAGCGTCAAAATGTATCAAATTGCGGTTTACAGTAATGTGATGATGATTTTTGGTGGTATTGGGAGTTTGTACAGTTATTTAAATAAAACACCACTGATGTATTTGGAAAATTCTTGGCAAATTGGCTATGTGAATTTTTCTGTGGTGCTAATTGTGATTGCTTTTTCTTTTGTAACTAGTTTCTTTTCGATGAAAATGCGAGGGGGATGTCAGCCAAAAGCCATGCAATATTGGCTCGTGGGGATTTTGCTGAGTATCTCGGTTTATATGCTCATATTACAATATGTGATTTAG
- the crp_1 gene encoding cyclic nucleotide-binding domain-containing protein — translation MLVIHPKDLKHCQLTYLNAFAKGVTIYAQGESAKEFYYITSGLVGLYHSLDNGKESLVRLYQQGEYFGYRTLFDEHGYHCNAKVLIEAELVRIKPFNLDAFFTDNPQISKFLIQSLANELREAEQRLTKSSYLRTLDRVIDSIYFLTENFPYYNWTHREIAEYAGCETETAIRISKELKRNGLLKDLHKD, via the coding sequence ATGTTAGTAATTCACCCCAAGGATTTAAAACACTGTCAACTAACCTATCTAAATGCTTTTGCTAAAGGTGTCACTATTTACGCACAAGGAGAATCCGCCAAAGAATTTTATTATATAACAAGCGGTCTGGTTGGCTTATATCATTCACTGGATAATGGAAAAGAAAGTTTAGTTCGCTTATACCAACAGGGTGAGTATTTTGGTTACCGAACCTTATTTGATGAACATGGTTATCACTGTAATGCCAAAGTCCTTATCGAGGCTGAACTTGTTAGGATTAAACCGTTCAATCTGGATGCATTTTTTACGGACAATCCTCAAATCAGTAAATTTTTAATTCAATCTCTTGCCAATGAACTTCGAGAGGCAGAGCAGCGTTTAACGAAAAGCTCTTATTTACGAACATTAGATAGGGTTATTGACAGCATCTATTTCCTGACAGAAAATTTTCCTTACTATAATTGGACACATCGGGAAATTGCTGAATACGCAGGTTGTGAAACAGAAACAGCTATTCGTATCAGCAAAGAACTAAAACGGAATGGATTATTAAAAGATCTACATAAGGATTAA
- the glpF_1 gene encoding glycerol uptake facilitator protein, which produces MNAYLAEFLGTALLVLMGNGVVANVCLNKTKGNAGGWMVITTAWAFAVYVGVVAVGPYSGAHLNPAVTIGLALHGVFDWAMVPGYIAAQIVGGILGGLVVYLFYCDHFAVTEDEGAKRACFCTEPAIRKFSSNLVSEIIGTIVLVSVIFYISAGSIVLPGADAETPIGLGSIGALPVAILVWAIGLSLGGTTGYAINPARDFGPRIALCLLSKKLNTSPDWGYAWVPVVGPVIGGILAALGYNLVMA; this is translated from the coding sequence ATGAATGCTTATCTTGCTGAGTTTTTAGGTACCGCGTTGCTCGTTCTAATGGGGAATGGTGTGGTGGCCAATGTGTGCTTAAATAAAACCAAAGGAAATGCGGGTGGTTGGATGGTAATCACTACTGCTTGGGCATTTGCGGTATATGTGGGGGTTGTTGCAGTTGGTCCTTATAGTGGAGCCCATTTAAATCCGGCGGTAACAATTGGTTTAGCGTTACATGGTGTATTTGATTGGGCAATGGTGCCGGGATATATTGCAGCACAAATTGTAGGTGGTATTTTAGGTGGGCTGGTTGTATATCTATTCTATTGTGACCATTTTGCTGTAACAGAAGATGAGGGGGCTAAAAGAGCTTGTTTTTGTACAGAACCGGCTATCCGTAAATTTTCCAGCAATCTAGTCAGTGAGATTATTGGTACTATTGTATTAGTTTCAGTCATTTTCTATATTTCCGCCGGATCAATTGTTTTGCCGGGCGCTGATGCAGAGACCCCAATTGGTTTGGGTTCAATTGGAGCATTGCCGGTAGCTATTTTGGTGTGGGCGATTGGTTTGAGTTTAGGCGGAACAACTGGTTATGCTATCAATCCGGCTCGTGATTTTGGTCCTCGCATTGCGTTGTGTCTATTGAGTAAAAAATTAAATACCTCTCCCGATTGGGGATATGCATGGGTGCCTGTAGTTGGACCTGTGATTGGAGGGATCTTGGCGGCGCTAGGTTATAACCTTGTAATGGCGTAG
- the glpK gene encoding glycerol kinase: MTEKKYIIALDQGTTSSRAVLLDHNANIVEIAQREFTQIYPQAGWVEHNPMEIWATQSSTLNEVVAKAGITSDEIAAIGITNQRETTIVWEKSTGTPVYNAIVWQCRRTSNITDKLKADGHEEYIRNTTGLVVDPYFSGTKVKWILDNVEGAREKAERGELLFGTVDTWLVWKLTQGRVHVTDYTNASRTMLFNIHTKQWDDKMLELLNIPRSMLPEVKNSSEIYGQTNIGGKGGVRIPVAGIAGDQQAALFGHLCVNAGQAKNTYGTGCFMLLHTGDKAITSKNGLLTTIACNAKGEPAYALEGSVFIAGASIQWLRDELKIVHDSYDSEYFATKVSSTNGVYVVPAFTGLGAPYWDPYARGAILGLSRGANRNHIVRATLESIAYQTRDVLEAMQADSGSKLQYLRVDGGATANNFLMQFQSDILDVNVERPVVKEVTALGAAYLAGLAVGFWKDLSELQDKARVERTFTPDNDNEKRERRYKGWKKAVKRALAWESDLSD, from the coding sequence ATGACTGAAAAAAAATACATCATTGCGCTAGATCAAGGCACAACCAGTTCAAGAGCAGTTTTATTAGATCACAATGCGAACATCGTAGAAATCGCACAACGTGAATTCACACAAATTTATCCGCAAGCCGGTTGGGTTGAACATAATCCAATGGAAATTTGGGCGACCCAAAGCTCAACCTTAAATGAAGTGGTGGCAAAAGCCGGTATTACTTCGGATGAAATTGCCGCAATCGGTATTACAAACCAACGCGAAACGACCATTGTTTGGGAAAAATCAACCGGCACACCGGTTTATAACGCTATTGTATGGCAATGTCGTCGCACATCTAATATTACAGATAAACTGAAAGCGGATGGTCATGAAGAATACATTCGCAACACTACCGGTTTAGTGGTTGACCCATACTTTTCCGGAACTAAAGTCAAATGGATCTTAGATAATGTCGAAGGCGCACGCGAAAAAGCAGAGCGTGGCGAGTTGTTATTCGGTACGGTTGATACTTGGTTGGTATGGAAATTAACTCAAGGTCGCGTTCATGTCACGGACTACACCAATGCATCACGTACTATGTTATTCAATATCCATACCAAACAGTGGGACGACAAGATGTTGGAATTATTGAATATTCCACGTTCAATGTTACCAGAAGTCAAAAACTCTTCCGAAATCTATGGTCAAACCAACATCGGGGGTAAAGGTGGCGTACGTATTCCTGTAGCCGGTATCGCTGGTGACCAACAAGCGGCGTTATTCGGTCACTTATGTGTTAACGCGGGTCAAGCGAAAAATACCTATGGTACAGGGTGCTTTATGTTACTTCATACTGGTGATAAAGCAATTACATCCAAAAATGGCTTACTAACCACTATCGCGTGTAATGCCAAAGGTGAGCCAGCCTACGCATTAGAAGGTTCAGTATTTATCGCCGGTGCGTCCATTCAATGGTTGCGTGATGAACTCAAAATCGTTCACGACAGCTACGACAGTGAATACTTTGCAACCAAAGTATCAAGCACAAACGGCGTTTATGTCGTTCCAGCATTCACCGGTTTAGGAGCACCATATTGGGATCCGTATGCACGTGGTGCAATCTTAGGTTTATCTCGTGGTGCAAACCGCAACCATATTGTTCGTGCAACGCTCGAATCAATTGCCTACCAAACCCGCGATGTATTAGAAGCCATGCAAGCAGATTCTGGCAGTAAACTTCAATATTTACGCGTTGATGGCGGTGCTACAGCGAATAACTTCTTGATGCAATTCCAATCTGACATTTTAGATGTTAACGTTGAACGCCCGGTGGTAAAAGAAGTCACGGCATTAGGTGCGGCATATCTTGCCGGTCTTGCGGTAGGTTTCTGGAAAGATTTAAGCGAACTCCAAGACAAAGCTCGCGTAGAGCGTACATTTACTCCTGATAACGACAACGAAAAACGTGAACGTCGCTATAAAGGGTGGAAAAAAGCGGTTAAACGAGCATTAGCATGGGAAAGTGATCTTTCCGATTAA
- the glpT_2 gene encoding glycerol-3-phosphate transporter, protein MFGPFKPAPHIAELPQDKIDPTYKRLRWQVFMGIFFGYAAYYFVRANFDLAQKGLIEAGLYNKAELGIIGTGAGLAYGLSKFVMASISDRSNPKVFLPFGLLLSGLCMTMMGLMPWATSGIAVMFVMIFLNGWFQGMGWPPCGRTMVHWWSKSERGTIVSIWNCAHNIGGMMPGLMVLLASALYFSTHGVEATAKDVWQQALYYPGIAAMLCAIPVYFVMKDTPQSCGLPPIEKWKNDYPDDYNEKTYEHDLTLELSNQVQRFFEVNFIRCFPT, encoded by the coding sequence ATGTTTGGTCCATTTAAACCAGCTCCCCACATTGCGGAGCTACCTCAAGATAAAATTGATCCAACCTATAAACGCTTACGTTGGCAAGTGTTTATGGGGATCTTTTTTGGTTATGCTGCCTATTATTTTGTACGTGCCAACTTCGATTTAGCACAAAAGGGGTTAATTGAAGCAGGTCTTTATAACAAAGCTGAATTAGGGATTATCGGTACTGGTGCCGGCCTTGCCTATGGATTATCAAAATTTGTGATGGCAAGTATTTCTGACCGTTCAAATCCAAAAGTCTTCTTACCATTCGGTTTATTATTATCCGGTTTATGTATGACCATGATGGGGTTAATGCCTTGGGCAACTTCCGGTATCGCGGTCATGTTCGTTATGATCTTCCTAAATGGTTGGTTCCAAGGAATGGGTTGGCCTCCTTGCGGTCGTACTATGGTTCACTGGTGGTCAAAATCCGAACGCGGTACCATCGTATCCATTTGGAACTGTGCGCATAACATCGGTGGTATGATGCCGGGTTTAATGGTCTTATTAGCCAGTGCATTATATTTCAGTACACACGGAGTTGAAGCAACAGCGAAAGACGTATGGCAACAAGCCCTCTACTATCCAGGTATTGCCGCAATGCTTTGTGCAATTCCAGTCTATTTTGTAATGAAAGATACTCCACAATCTTGTGGTTTGCCACCTATCGAAAAATGGAAAAATGACTATCCGGATGATTACAACGAAAAAACTTACGAACATGATTTAACTCTTGAATTGTCAAACCAAGTGCAACGATTTTTTGAAGTAAACTTCATAAGGTGTTTTCCAACCTAA
- a CDS encoding ISApl1 transposase: MILLAQGKKQAEIAKALGRSSSTISRELKRHALESYSATNAQNSYLKHRQNSKAQRKLEQPEYFNLVQEKFLTENWSPEQISARLKLEKSELSISYSTIYRGIYSGLFDIGERKASRKLRHKGKTRHTKNHHEKRGKIQISNHLNDRPISAQNRSRFGHWEADTVLGKAGGACLLTLTERKSRFELVKKIPAKKAEAVQKAMIELLDSHILRSITPDRGKEFAQHRLVTEALGVEFYFPEPHQPWTRGTNENTNGLLREYFPKHQDINQWSEVDIQQVINKLNLRPRKCLGWKTPYEVYFKKSLHLV; the protein is encoded by the coding sequence ATGATTTTACTCGCACAGGGCAAAAAACAAGCAGAAATTGCCAAAGCACTGGGACGTAGCTCCAGCACCATTTCTCGCGAGCTGAAACGACACGCTCTAGAAAGCTACAGTGCAACGAACGCACAAAACAGCTATTTGAAGCATCGTCAAAATAGCAAAGCACAGCGCAAATTAGAGCAGCCTGAATATTTCAATTTGGTGCAAGAAAAGTTTCTGACAGAAAACTGGTCGCCCGAACAAATCAGCGCACGATTAAAATTGGAAAAATCTGAATTATCCATTAGTTATTCAACCATTTATCGTGGTATTTATTCAGGGTTGTTTGATATAGGCGAACGCAAAGCCAGTCGCAAACTGCGCCACAAAGGCAAAACACGGCATACAAAAAATCATCATGAAAAACGTGGCAAAATTCAGATATCCAACCATTTGAACGACCGTCCCATTTCGGCGCAAAATCGCAGTCGCTTTGGACATTGGGAAGCCGATACCGTACTGGGTAAAGCGGGTGGAGCTTGTTTGCTGACGCTGACGGAACGCAAAAGTCGTTTTGAGTTGGTGAAGAAAATTCCTGCCAAAAAAGCCGAAGCAGTCCAAAAAGCCATGATTGAATTGCTGGATTCACATATATTGCGGTCAATTACGCCAGACCGTGGTAAAGAATTTGCCCAACATCGTTTGGTAACAGAAGCACTGGGTGTAGAATTTTACTTCCCCGAGCCGCATCAACCGTGGACACGGGGAACGAATGAAAATACAAATGGGTTACTTCGTGAATACTTTCCGAAGCACCAAGACATCAATCAGTGGAGCGAAGTTGATATTCAACAGGTGATCAATAAACTGAATTTACGACCACGTAAATGTTTAGGTTGGAAAACACCTTATGAAGTTTACTTCAAAAAATCGTTGCACTTGGTTTGA